The proteins below are encoded in one region of Triticum aestivum cultivar Chinese Spring chromosome 1B, IWGSC CS RefSeq v2.1, whole genome shotgun sequence:
- the LOC123106118 gene encoding putative potassium transporter 12 isoform X1: MASTSDIEMTNPGSIWELDKDLDVPMDEEASRLKNMYIEKKFSSVLLLRLAFQSLGVVFGDLGTSPLYVFYNIFPHGVDNDEDVIGALSLIIYTLTLIPLMKYVFVVLRANDNGQGGTFALYSLLCRHAKVSTIPNQHKTDEELTTYSRQTYEENSLAAKVKRWLEGHAYKKNCLLILVLIGTCTAIGDGILTPAISVLSATGGIRVQNPKMSTDVVVIVAVTILIGLFSMQHYGTDKVGWLFAPLVFLWFILIGSVGAFNIHKYNSSVLKAYNPVYIYRFLRRAKSEIWTSLGGVMLSITGTEALFADLCHFPVLAIQIAFTLVVFPCLLLGYTGQAAYIIVHKDHVVDAFYRSIPDAIYWPAFVIATLAAIVASQATISATYSIIKQALALGCFPRVSVVHTSKKFLGQIYIPDINWVLMILCIAVTAGFKNQIQIGNAYGTAVVIVMLVTTFLMVPIMLLVWKSHWILVVTFLVISLMVEFPYFIACINKVDEGGWVPLAVAITFFIIMYVWHFCTVKRYEFEMHSKVSMAWILGLGPSLGLVRVPGIGFVYTELASGVPHIFSHFITNLPAIHSVVVFVCVKYLPVYTVPVEERFVMKRIGPKNFHMFRCVTRYGYKDIHKKHDDFEKMLLDRLLVFVRLESMMDGYSDSEDFTMTEHKVERPANALLMSEKAGSDLSYSSHDSSIVLAKSPLTGNNSLTRYSSQTYGDELEFLNSCKDAGVVHILGNTIVRARRDSGIIKRIVVDHLYAFLRKVCREHSVIFNVPHESLLNVGQIYYI, translated from the exons ATGGCGTCAACATCAGATATCGAGATGACGAACCCCGGGAGCATTTGGGAGCTCGATAAGGATCTTGATGTGCCCATGGATGAGGAGGCTAGCAGGCTCAAAAACATGTACATAGAAAAG AAGTTTTCATCAGTTTTGTTACTAAGGCTCGCATTTCAGAGCCTTGGTGTAGTCTTTGGTGACTTAGGTACATCGCCATTGTATGTTTTCTACAATATATTTCCGCATGGGGTCGACAATGACGAGGATGTTATTGGAGCTCTTTCGTTGATCATTTACACCCTCACGCTCATTCCTCTGATGAAATATGTTTTTGTTGTCTTACGGGCAAATGATAATGGTCAAG GTGGCACTTTTGCTCTTTATTCTCTACTTTGCCGGCATGCAAAGGTCAGCACTATACCCAATCAACATAAGACTGATGAAGAACTAACGACATATAGCCGACAAACTTATGAGGAGAATTCGCTTGCAGCAAAAGTGAAGAGATGGCTAGAGGGACATGCATATAAAAAGAACTGTCTTCTTATTCTTGTTCTTATTGGTACCTGTACTGCCATTGGAGATGGGATCCTTACTCCTGCTATATCAG TTCTCTCTGCAACAGGTGGAATACGAGTTCAGAATCCGAAGATGAGTACAG ATGTGGTTGTAATCGTTGCGGTGACCATATTAATCGGATTATTCAGCATGCAGCACTATGGTACAGATAAAGTTGGGTGGCTCTTTGCACCTTTAGTGTTCCTTTGGTTTATTCTTATTGGGAGCGTCGGGGCATTCAACATACACAAGTATAACAGTTCAGTTCTAAAAGCATATAATCCAGTCTATATCTACCGGTTTCTCCGACGAGCGAAGTCTGAGATCTGGACCTCTCTTGGAGGAGTTATGCTTAGCATCACAG GGACCGAAGCATTATTTGCTGATCTATGTCATTTCCCTGTATTGGCTATTCAG ATTGCTTTCACGTTAGTGGTGTTCCCTTGCCTTCTTCTTGGGTACACTGGGCAGGCTGCTTATATTATTGTCCACAAGGATCATGTAGTTGATGCCTTCTATCGCTCCATTCCAG ATGCCATATATTGGCCAGCCTTCGTCATTGCAACACTTGCAGCAATCGTTGCAAGTCAAGCCACCATATCTGCTACGTACTCGATTATAAAGCAGGCTCTTGCGCTGGGCTGTTTTCCCCGTGTCAGTGTTGTGCACACCTCAAAAAAATTCCTTGGGCAGATTTACATCCCTGACATCAATTGGGTACTTATGATTCTTTGCATTGCTGTGACTGCTGGATTTAAGAACCAAATCCAGATCGGAAATGCATACG GCACAGCAGTTGTGATAGTTATGCTGGTAACGACGTTCCTCATGGTCCCAATAATGCTGCTAGTATGGAAGAGCCACTGGATCCTTGTTGTCACCTTTCTCGTGATCTCGTTGATGGTGGAGTTCCCATACTTCATAGCATGCATCAATAAGGTGGATGAAGGTGGTTGGGTGCCACTTGCTGTTGCAATCACCTTCTTTATCATCATGTACGTGTGGCATTTCTGCACCGTGAAGCGGTACGAGTTTGAGATGCACAGCAAGGTTTCCATGGCCTGGATTCTAGGGCTTGGGCCGAGCCTCGGTCTTGTTAGGGTTCCTGGGATCGGCTTTGTGTACACCGAGTTGGCAAGTGGCGTTCCACATATCTTCTCCCATTTCATCACCAACCTCCCTGCCATCCACTCCGTGGTTGTCTTTGTGTGTGTCAAGTACCTTCCGGTGTACACTGTCCCAGTTGAAGAACGGTTTGTCATGAAGAGGATCGGGCCAAAGAACTTTCACATGTTCCGCTGTGTCACGAGGTACGGGTACAAGGACATCCACAAGAAGCATGACGACTTTGAGAAGATGCTTCTTGACAGGCTCCTGGTCTTTGTCAGACTTGAGAGCATGATGGATGGCTATTCTGATTCTGAGGACTTCACCATGACGGAGCACAAGGTCGAGAGACCGGCTAACGCACTGCTGATGAGCGAAAAGGCTGGAAGCGACCTGAGCTACTCATCACATGATTCCTCCATTGTGCTGGCCAAGTCGCCGCTAACAGGGAACAACAGCCTAACAAGGTATTCCAGCCAAACATATGGCGACGAACTGGAGTTCCTCAACAGCTGCAAGGACGCCGGCGTCGTGCACATCCTCGGCAACACCATTGTCCGTGCGCGCAGGGATTCAGGAATCATCAAGAGGATTGTTGTGGATCACCTGTATGCCTTCCTCAGGAAGGTCTGTAGAGAACACAGCGTGATATTCAATGTTCCTCATGAAAGCCTTCTCAACGTAGGCCAGATCTACTATATCTGA
- the LOC123106118 gene encoding putative potassium transporter 12 isoform X2, which produces MSTDVVVIVAVTILIGLFSMQHYGTDKVGWLFAPLVFLWFILIGSVGAFNIHKYNSSVLKAYNPVYIYRFLRRAKSEIWTSLGGVMLSITGTEALFADLCHFPVLAIQIAFTLVVFPCLLLGYTGQAAYIIVHKDHVVDAFYRSIPDAIYWPAFVIATLAAIVASQATISATYSIIKQALALGCFPRVSVVHTSKKFLGQIYIPDINWVLMILCIAVTAGFKNQIQIGNAYGTAVVIVMLVTTFLMVPIMLLVWKSHWILVVTFLVISLMVEFPYFIACINKVDEGGWVPLAVAITFFIIMYVWHFCTVKRYEFEMHSKVSMAWILGLGPSLGLVRVPGIGFVYTELASGVPHIFSHFITNLPAIHSVVVFVCVKYLPVYTVPVEERFVMKRIGPKNFHMFRCVTRYGYKDIHKKHDDFEKMLLDRLLVFVRLESMMDGYSDSEDFTMTEHKVERPANALLMSEKAGSDLSYSSHDSSIVLAKSPLTGNNSLTRYSSQTYGDELEFLNSCKDAGVVHILGNTIVRARRDSGIIKRIVVDHLYAFLRKVCREHSVIFNVPHESLLNVGQIYYI; this is translated from the exons ATGAGTACAG ATGTGGTTGTAATCGTTGCGGTGACCATATTAATCGGATTATTCAGCATGCAGCACTATGGTACAGATAAAGTTGGGTGGCTCTTTGCACCTTTAGTGTTCCTTTGGTTTATTCTTATTGGGAGCGTCGGGGCATTCAACATACACAAGTATAACAGTTCAGTTCTAAAAGCATATAATCCAGTCTATATCTACCGGTTTCTCCGACGAGCGAAGTCTGAGATCTGGACCTCTCTTGGAGGAGTTATGCTTAGCATCACAG GGACCGAAGCATTATTTGCTGATCTATGTCATTTCCCTGTATTGGCTATTCAG ATTGCTTTCACGTTAGTGGTGTTCCCTTGCCTTCTTCTTGGGTACACTGGGCAGGCTGCTTATATTATTGTCCACAAGGATCATGTAGTTGATGCCTTCTATCGCTCCATTCCAG ATGCCATATATTGGCCAGCCTTCGTCATTGCAACACTTGCAGCAATCGTTGCAAGTCAAGCCACCATATCTGCTACGTACTCGATTATAAAGCAGGCTCTTGCGCTGGGCTGTTTTCCCCGTGTCAGTGTTGTGCACACCTCAAAAAAATTCCTTGGGCAGATTTACATCCCTGACATCAATTGGGTACTTATGATTCTTTGCATTGCTGTGACTGCTGGATTTAAGAACCAAATCCAGATCGGAAATGCATACG GCACAGCAGTTGTGATAGTTATGCTGGTAACGACGTTCCTCATGGTCCCAATAATGCTGCTAGTATGGAAGAGCCACTGGATCCTTGTTGTCACCTTTCTCGTGATCTCGTTGATGGTGGAGTTCCCATACTTCATAGCATGCATCAATAAGGTGGATGAAGGTGGTTGGGTGCCACTTGCTGTTGCAATCACCTTCTTTATCATCATGTACGTGTGGCATTTCTGCACCGTGAAGCGGTACGAGTTTGAGATGCACAGCAAGGTTTCCATGGCCTGGATTCTAGGGCTTGGGCCGAGCCTCGGTCTTGTTAGGGTTCCTGGGATCGGCTTTGTGTACACCGAGTTGGCAAGTGGCGTTCCACATATCTTCTCCCATTTCATCACCAACCTCCCTGCCATCCACTCCGTGGTTGTCTTTGTGTGTGTCAAGTACCTTCCGGTGTACACTGTCCCAGTTGAAGAACGGTTTGTCATGAAGAGGATCGGGCCAAAGAACTTTCACATGTTCCGCTGTGTCACGAGGTACGGGTACAAGGACATCCACAAGAAGCATGACGACTTTGAGAAGATGCTTCTTGACAGGCTCCTGGTCTTTGTCAGACTTGAGAGCATGATGGATGGCTATTCTGATTCTGAGGACTTCACCATGACGGAGCACAAGGTCGAGAGACCGGCTAACGCACTGCTGATGAGCGAAAAGGCTGGAAGCGACCTGAGCTACTCATCACATGATTCCTCCATTGTGCTGGCCAAGTCGCCGCTAACAGGGAACAACAGCCTAACAAGGTATTCCAGCCAAACATATGGCGACGAACTGGAGTTCCTCAACAGCTGCAAGGACGCCGGCGTCGTGCACATCCTCGGCAACACCATTGTCCGTGCGCGCAGGGATTCAGGAATCATCAAGAGGATTGTTGTGGATCACCTGTATGCCTTCCTCAGGAAGGTCTGTAGAGAACACAGCGTGATATTCAATGTTCCTCATGAAAGCCTTCTCAACGTAGGCCAGATCTACTATATCTGA